CACGACCTTACTTCAAGAAGTGCAACCCCTTGTGCATTCACAAACGTGCTTTGGGAGTTAAGTGGAATTGCTGGAAGTCTCCCAGAACTGAAGGAACTTAAACATGAGAAaaaggggaggggagaaaaacacAGTCGGTAGATAAGACACTGTGATCTGATCGACTCAGGGCACAAAGGACATTAAAATAGAACTGAAACTCAAATTTGATGAAGCCAAAAGAGAGAGCAAAGCTGGGTGTAATTAACCTGCAAGATTCACGGGCACAGATTTATCACAGAGGCCAAGAGCTTGTCCCTGAAAGTGTGGAAATATATGCGGTTATACACACACCTGAgcagatataaatatatgtgtataCCTGTGTTCTCTCAGGGCTGAAAAGGACTTGACAGCACCATTCAGTCTTTCCCCCAGCTCCAAGACAAGATCAAATAGATGTCGGTATTTTCTGACAGATGTTTGTCTAGACCTGTTTTTAAACAGAGAATCTCCCACCTCCCCAAGGCAATTTATTCCAacacttccttttcttcttcagcttcATACACACACGCACAGGTATCTTTATCTCAGAAGGTGAGTGGAGCAGCCTCTGATGACTTGCACATCAAAAGGCTTTGTGAAGTCACTTCTCATGGCAAGACCTTTCTTGTGAGTGACGTATGAGCCCCAAAGATCCCATCGTGACCTGAGGTGACAGGCTGGGCTTGGGGGACCAGCAGATGGGGCAAGGGGGGCAAATGGGGAAATTCAGTCTTTTCCTTATTAACCTGTCAGATTTGTCTGCTGATAAGAGAGGCCAACTTTGTACACTCCGTTTTTAGACTCAGATGTTACGTTCCTCTCTtttttgataaaataaatacacttcTGGCTTCTTCAGCAGCCACCTTAGAGGAGATGCTGAGTGTTATCAAACTTCAGTAAGGCAAAGGAAGGAATGAGGAATGAGGCTGTGCAGCTGGAATTAGTAAATGGCAGGATGGAAAACAGCACTTTTCCAGCCACACTGGATATCTATTACCTCCACTTTTGGACTGACAATGCACCAAATGTTTCATTGCCTGGGGCCTTACAAAGCTGACCAGCTTTTATAGCCGAAAGCACTAATGTAGAAAGGCAATTgggaattaattatttaatgtgGTTCTCATTGGTAGAAAGCTTCCACCCCTCCTGCATCTCAACTACCATTATACATATGTTGCTTTTCTTCAGACTACAGTGATTagacagcagaggaaaatgatGGCTAGGTCCTGTTCCCACTTGCAATGAACTCCATTTAAATCAGCAGATTTGCATTCAATAACCAAGGATACAGTTTAGCCCCATGCTAGGAAAACATTGTTTATGACAAAAAAAACATAGATTGCAGCATCTCCATTTCTGAAAGTAAGCCTTCTCACGCCTCTGCTCCCAAATTCCCTCTTTGAAAGGCAGAATATTCctatgtaaaaattaaaatccatgCAAGTAGCCCTCTTTGTATGAAATCAGATCGAGATCCCTTTAATTTGGCTGTTTGGATGCCTCACTGGAGCAGACAGAAAGGTGTATCCTGAATCCACTCTATGTTGGTTCAGCTCCAGCTTCTCCCGGATCCTCAAGATAAGCATCTATTTCATTTAGAGCTTTTTTAGTTATGACCTGTGAAGAAGCAAATGTCCTTTTGAAGATCTCCCTGCAACAGCTGCATGCCAGAGACTCCCGGCCAAGTTACTTGAAGAGCTTAAGGATCAGGCCCCatgtatttaagaaaataaagtgcAAAATAAGATTCTGCAGCGGGGCTGAGAAGGGGCATGAACTTACCTGTCAGCTGTGATATGTGGGAACCTGGTAACTTCTTCCCTGCAGTCAGCACCTCCAGAATCATTCCAGATGGAACTCCAACAGGATCCTGCTGAAATTCAACGTAGTGAATTATACCAGGAATTGCTTTATTGCAATGTGTCATGTTTTTCCAAATACAGAAtatatttggtttggttttctggttttttttgtttttttttttttggcccttCAGATGAAAGATATATGGCTGTACAGATGTGCTCTTCTAAGATCCAGTGGCATGAAACCTGAAATGCCCCAGCAAAATTCAGGAGAGAGTTTTAATCACCATGGAAGCACGACACTTTTGAAGGTCTATGAAATTATACACCCAGGTCTGAGAAGAGTAAACTTATCCGTCTGGGCAGATCTACTGATAAACAGAGACAACTCATTTTCTCCTGGAAAGCTGCATTAtatgtttgaaaaaataatcagttgtTAGAGACAGGTTTGtgctgggaagagaaaggagaaaaaaacagcactgGGAAAGGCTTTCTGTCggggaaaaggaaaggcagTATGAAAGTATTCCCTGCAAATCCAGGAGATGGAAGAGAAGAGGGGCTGAGCATCTCTCTCAGGGCCAGACAGAGCAAGGCTGGCGACGACAGAGGCATATGGAGACCCACCCAGGGCGCAGACAGACCGGAGGACCCCCAGACCTCGGCTTACGCAAGGTGACCTTTCCCCTCTCTAAAATTTCAAAGCTGGCGTTGCCGGCGCTGAACAGACTGTGTGCCATATGTAACATGacctcagctcagctctgccaagCCACTGATGGCATCACTAATGAGAGGTGAAAGGTCCCCTCCTTGCAGCCAGCTTGGAAACCCACCAGGATGGTGGGTGCAGGATGGGCCCCCCAGCACTGGATCACTGAAGGCAGGACCCCACTGACGCACAACCCCGTATTCCCACCCATGGGTGCCCACTGACCTGCCACAGGGACACATACACATCCAAAACGGATGGTGCCTCTTCCCTTGGCCCAGCTGAAACTGTCACAGTCCCCCAGCACCAGAAATATTTGATTCAGTACCCGAATGCAAAGCACGCAGGCAAACAGAGCCTGGGATGCAAATCCTGTCCCCAGTCCAGCTGCCACCTTCACAGGCCCCGTGCAGCACCTTGCTCCCAGTGTGGATCGCGTGCTGGCCAGGTGGGGAGAAGGATTTGTGCTGTGGGAGGGCTCACAGGGAGGAGAACCCTCAAAGTGCCTGCCTCGATCTGGGGAGGACCCaaaagacaatattttttttccaagcattttgcacaaaaattattacaataatgtattgcaggggaaaaaacaaggaaacaacaaaaaaaaaaaaaaccaaaagacaaaacacaaaaaacaaaaaacaaaccatcacCCCcgctgcctttttttttgttgttgttgttgtcgttccttttttaaataaggagatttgggtttgtttgtttgtttgttttttttttttgcagttttcccGGTGTCCAGCGCCCCCGTCCTAGCCATCGCCTAAGGCAGGGACAGACGGCACCCACCCACATGCCACCCCAGAAATGTGTGGGGACGGTCGGTGCGAGCGGGATGGGCACGGGGGGGGGTGTGCGGCCGTCGGTGGGAGCGCACACGCGGTGTGTGCGGGGAGGGGGCTGCCGAGCCCCGGCACTCCGGGGGGATCGGCCGGGCTGGAGCCGCCTCCCCGAGCGGAGAAGGCGCCCGTGGTTTGTTTCGGTTCTGCGAGTGACTCATTCCTGGCAGATGCGGCACCGCCGAGGTGCAGCGGGGACCCACCCACGCCCTCGGTACAAATACCCCACCCGCGACCCTGCTGCCGCCTCCCCACGCAGGGCCGGACCCCGCGGGGCGGTGCCTGGATTTGCACCTCGCTGCTCTTCTGCCAGGGATTCATTTTTACGCCGCATTCGGCGCTGAGAGATTCGATTATTCGTTTCAAATATTATTCTGCCCCTCGCCTTCAGTACACCCTCATCGCATAGGAGCAGAGACGAAGCCACCCACGCGTGTTGGGTCGCGCTGGGGTACATCCCGCTGCCGGCCGAGGAGCGGCTGCAGAGGGGCAGCTGGGACGGGTTTTTCTCCCACGGAGGAGCCGCATCCCGAGGGAACATCCTGCCGGCTGCGGGGAAGCAGCGCTCGAACCCGCGGCAGCCCCGCGCCTGGTTTGGCCGCAGCCTAATTCCTGCTGCAGtgtcttatttaaaaaaaaaaaattaaaataataagaaagaGGCAGGAGTTGCAGCTAACATTGCCTTGTGTTATGACAAATGGAATTACGCTggggaaagggtgaaaaacaaGGTCTCGAAAAAGGAAATCTTAGCGTTAATACCGCGCGTCCCTGCGCGCCCTCGGGGGGATCCCAGCATCCCTTCCCCCTCTGCGGGTGGATCCCAGAACCCCTTCTCCCTCGGCGTGGGGATCCCAGCACCCCTTCCTCCCCTGCAGGGGGATCCCAGCACCCCATCTCCCTTGGTGTGGGGATCCCAGcatcccttcctcctctgcGGGGGGATCCCAGCACCCCTTCCCCCTCTGCGGGGGGATCCCAGCACCCCTTCTCCCTTGGTGTGGGGATCCCAGCACCCCTTCCCCCCTCTGCGGGGGGATCCCAGCACCCCTTCCCCCTCTGCGGGGGGATCCCACCCCTTGCGGTGGGGCTGCAGACCCGCCCGGAGGACTGAGGGGTTTTGGGGCGGTGTGAGCAGTTGGGGATGGAGGGGTGGGGGTCTTGTGGGACTGCAGCTGATGGGGGGAGCTGCACAGCCCGGGTACCCGAGGGCCGTGTCATGGACACGAACGCTCGGGGGAGACTCGCTGCAAGGCGAGCCGGCAGGCTTCCGTGCAGAAAAGGAGTTAAACCCCGCCGTTGTCCTTTGATTTAGGAAATGGCTCATCCAATTCAGTTCCAGATTATTCAGGGGCAGGCTGCCTCGCTCgctccctctctccccacaCCAGCCCAAACATCTTGAAGTAATCAGCAGCTGAGAACGGAGACGTCCCCCTGGCATCTCAGGTTAAAGAAGGAGGTCCAGGAAAATGTGGTAGAGCCATTACAAGAAACCTGAGATGCATTCATCAGAGACTCCAATTGCCATCGCATTAGGATTGATTAGAGACCAGCAGTACCGTAATGACCCGGAAAGCGGGGCATACGGGGATTATTAATATCAGACTtctcaaaggcaaaaaaaaaaaaaaaaaagaaaaagaaaaaaaaaggaggaaaaaaacggagaaaaagagagaagatgcagaaggaaaaatttaaaaaccaaaagcacATCGCGGGGCTGCTGCTTGGGTGCAGACTTACCTGAGAGCACAGGCATCGGCGAACCGCATGGACGAGAATTTATCTAACTTctgggaaacaaaagcaaacaaacatgggaaaagaaatcaaCTCTGGGCCCCTTGAAATTGCCAGCTCCCAGTCTCTGGCACAGAGACTCCCAGCACTGCGaccgcggggccgggcgggccaCGGTTCGGGAGTCCCAGGCGGGGGGACCCCACCCGGGCCAAAAGACGCCGGTCCCCGGGCTGGCGACAGCAAGGACAAGTTAAAGAGCCACCAAAGAGGAGCAAGGAGACCTCGGTGGCTCGTCTCCTTCTCTGTTCCCTGCGCCAAAACAAATCAGCCCCTCCTGGTCTCGGTTTAAATGTAGCTCACTGGATAATTAACTCCATCTTTCCAGCCCTGCTTTAACTGTTTATTTAGTGTCACCCCGTATTACCATCACTAGCACTTTCCTCTgaacaggaggagctggagggttTCACCTCCCAAAAGGAAATTCTTCGTAGCTTAAAAGAATCAGCATCCAGGAGGTACATTAGCAAAGAGGGAAGGGGGGGACGGGATCTGGGGGTCCTTTGGCAAAAGAAGGAGGAAACAAGGGTGGaggtgggggacagggacagaaagACGTATCGGCCCTcggagaggaaaagaaacaacgCGTGATCACCTCTAATGCTTTGAGAAACGTCCCGGTAAGTGCGCGAAGAAAGAGCCCTTTGTGCCCTGGGGATCGGCCACACCGGGAAGGCCTTATCCttatcctcatcctcatcctgccccagcatcccatcccatcccatcccagcccggcccggcccggcccggccctcctccggcagccccggcccggcctgaCCCCGCTGGGTGCGGGGGGACCCCCTCGCCGGGCACCCCCGGGGCGCGGGGCCCCGGCAGGGACACGGCCCCCGCCCGGGGACACCGACTTTGTTTTTACAGGTGTCGGGAGGGCAATTTACTAACAAGTAATTAAAGGTCGCACCGGTTTGCAGGCGAGCCGGGCCAGAGGCTCCTTACAAGAGAAGAGCGGTACATATGGAGAGGGGTTTGTTcttcctcattaaaaaaatagaataataaagggggggggggaagggggggaaagaaaatacaaatccTTTATTGTTGGGGAATAAGCCGGGAAGCTGGCTGTCTCCCTGCGCCTTGCATTCGGCGGGCAACGCGGTGCGGATCCGGTATCACGTTGCAGATCCTCACTCGAGATAACGAAATGCGATCTATTTTTCAGAACAGCAAGTGGATGGGAAAGGAGCCTCTACAACACAAACCTCATTGACTTAATAGGTCGGTTTTGGATTTCGCCTTCAAAATGTTCGGCGAGCAGCAGCGTTGTGTTTCTGCCTCGCCGGCTCCCAAACTCCAGCCCCGGTTCTCATCCCTACGAGAAGCGGCTCCAAAAACCCgctgctggttttattttgctgagcTATTTGTTTCCTCCAGATCCTCAcgcttaaagaaaaaaaaaaaatacttctgattGGAGAAGAGCTTTATTTCTAAGCTCGGGAGGAGATGGGGGATGCATTtggtttgctcttttttttctgctttgttttgattttctggcGAAATCGAGGAAAAACCCGCAGCGCGTTGCGTGGGCTCCATCTTCATCTCCGCCCTGCGTTGTGTAAATACATCGAATAAATAagggaataaattaatttccgCACAAACGGAGCCGATGGGTGTCCGGGCGATGGGGGCGAGCAGCGGAGGCCCCCTCGCTCGGCCACCGAGGGGCCAGGCCTCGGTGATGGGGGGCAGCCCCTGCAAGCTCCAGCCGGGCGGAGAGCGAGGTGATGCTGCCGGGCTGATGCTGccgagctgctcctgcccctccgGCAAAGCAAGGACCGAGAGGAGCCGGCAGCATCTCCTCGCCCTTGTGCTGTTCGGTGGCTTTTTGCTTATTTACATCTGCcttgtttatgtttttattcttttgagaCGCTCGCaactcttttttgttgttgttgttgttgcttttgtgatttttttttttttcaaaggctaAATGGGATGGGGTGttctggaaatatatttttccgTGGTTCAAACTGAAAGGTTCCCAATTTTTAGGAAAGCCAGTCCCGGAGCCTTAACGAACATTGATGCTCAGTGGTCCTTGCCTGCAGCAACTCCCAGGTAGACCCTGGCAGGTCTGTCCCCTCCCTATGTGAATTTTGATGAGACGGAAGAATGAAGTCCCGCTCAAGAATCGCGAGGAAGCCGCCGCGCAGCCCTTGTCCGTGTCTGTCAGCTCTTCCCCGGCCGCACCGGGATAATTTGCTTATTCCCAGCAAGAGCGGCTTTTGTTTTGGTCGGTAttttacaggagaaaaaaaaaaaaaaaaaaaaagagagagagaaataaaaaaaaaaaaaaaccctgtgaggGCAAGAGAAGCCCGCTCTCGTTACAATGCCCAGGGGCTTCCCCAGTCCCGCTTTGCGTTTCTCCTCATCCTGAAGTTAAAAATCCCCAGGTCCCTGCTCTTCCCGAGCTGAGTCGCTcattagaaagaagaaaatacaatttaaaattaataacaatAGAGATGAGGGATGGGGGAGCCCACCCCCAGGATAGGCAGAGCGCTGCTCCTCCAGGACGCGGCCGCGGGCGAGCCCATGCCTTATAATTCTGCGCACTTGCTCCAGACTTCAGGGTATTAGTTGATTTTAGAGCCGGGTTTAAGGCTTCGTTCCGGTCCCCACACAGCTGCCTTGTCAATAAGGATCTGTTCCAAGTAGACATTCCTTCTGGGAGGACATTGCAGCTCTTTAAGACTTCATCTGCAACATCATAAGTACTAAAATAAAATGGCAAGGGAAAATTACCAGACACACGGTCATGGGATATGGAAGCGCCCTGACTCCAGCGGACATAGTACAGTCGCTGTACAGACTGGGTGGCAGGGGCTTAATTTAAACAGCCCCGAGACGCGAAGTACGTGGGAAAAACAACAATCCGGATTTAGGAAAATATCGGCCTTTCCCACGTCGTGGCgcgggcagaggcagggagagggcagcgggagcgccccggccccggctccgaGCCCCGCGGCTCCGGGAGCGGGCTCCTCTTCACTTGGAGCAGTGAACTCCAATAAATCTGACTTGGTACGTCGAATAAATCCGACTGTCTTAGTGAGGACAAACAGGTTTTAAAGAGCCCCGCGATGGCTCTTAGCACCCGCGGAACGAACTCATTCCTGAATCCAAAGCGTTCTGGAGTGTGCTTAAAATAAGGGCTTCGATTTATCTAATCAGAGATAAATACAGCCATAAAGACACCCCCGGCCCCCCGCGCCCTGCCCTTATCTCATCGCATTGTCCTCACCTCCCTGCTGACAATAGATTATCTTTGCTTAGGGAGCCTaattgttttctaatttttttaaataattgcttttgAGCGGGGCCGCGCAAATGAGGATTAGGCTAATTAAAGCGCCGCCGGTGAGTGCGACGCTGCTGCCCGCGTTCTGCACGGGGCTGCCCCGACCCACCGGGCTCCCCCCGCGGCGAAGGGGGCAGAACGAGGGGCAGGAAGGGGAGCACGGGCCCCGCGCGTTATTCAGCTCTGCGCTAAAGCGTTATTTATTCATCCCCAGCTATAAGGTAATTAAATACGGGCTGCCTTGCCAGGGCGACGGCGAGCGGGCGGGCGCGGGGCAGGAGTTTTGGGGCGGAAGGAAAGatggaagaaaggaagacaAGAGCCAGCCGGCAGCGGCTTTCCCCGAGATGCGCCCGGgggcgcgggcggcggggcTCCCCCCGCAGCCGCCGGGGCCGCACCCGCGCAGAGGCGGCGGCGGGACGCGCAGCCGCGGCCGGGGCCGTGTCCGGGGCCGTGTCCCCGCCGCCAGGCCCCGCCCGCCCGTGCCGAGGCTCTgcccgccgggccgggctgggctgggctgggctgggccgggccgggccgggggtgCCCAATCAGCGCGGCGCGGGGGCTCGGGCGCTTTaagcgcggcggcggcggagcggggaCAAAGTCCCCCCGGCGGCGCGACGAGCATCCCCGCTCCCCCGACACATCGCCCTCGGCTGCCGCAGCGCCTCCCCGCTCTGGGGCCGGCACCgggaccggcaccggcaccgggatCGGCaccgggcccgggcccggcgggcgccTACCCCGCGCCCCTCCGCCGCCGCGCTCCCGCGGGGTGCCCGTCGCCTCCTCCTcgtcctcttcctcctcctcgtcctcctccttctcctcgtCCTCCTGCGGCCGCCGCCGCGCTCGGCCATGTCGATGCTGCCGTCGTTTGGCTTCACGCAGGAGCAGGTCGCCTGCGTCTGCGAGGTGCTGCAGCAAGGGGGGAACCTGGAGAGGCTGGGCCGGTTCCTGTGGTCTCTGCCGGCCTGCGACCACCTGCACAAGAACGAGAGCGTCCTCAAGGCCAAGGCGGTGGTGGCGTTCCACCGCGGCAACTTCCGCGAGCTCTACAAGATCCTGGAGAGCCACCAGTTCTCCCCCCACAACCACcccaagctgcagcagctctggctgaagGCGCACTACGTGGAAGCCGAGAAGCTGCGGGGCAGACCCTTGGGCGCCGTCGGCAAATACCGCGTTCGCCGAAAATTCCCTTTGCCCCGCACCATCTGGGACGGCGAGGAAACCAGCTACTGCTTCAAGGAGAAATCCCGGGGCGTGCTGCGGGAATGGTACGCCCACAACCCCTACCCGTCCCCCCGGGAGAAGCGGGAGTTGGCGGAAGCCACCGGTCTCACCACCACCCAGGTCAGCAACTGGTTCAAGAACAGGAGGCAACGGGACCGAGCGGCGGAGGCGAAGGAAAGGTACGTGCCACCGCTCCGTTCTCCGCTTTTCTCCCTGCTCCACCGCGCGGGGGGCGTTTGGGAACCCCGGGAGCTGCTCC
This genomic stretch from Cinclus cinclus chromosome 6, bCinCin1.1, whole genome shotgun sequence harbors:
- the LOC134045219 gene encoding homeobox protein SIX1, with the translated sequence MSMLPSFGFTQEQVACVCEVLQQGGNLERLGRFLWSLPACDHLHKNESVLKAKAVVAFHRGNFRELYKILESHQFSPHNHPKLQQLWLKAHYVEAEKLRGRPLGAVGKYRVRRKFPLPRTIWDGEETSYCFKEKSRGVLREWYAHNPYPSPREKRELAEATGLTTTQVSNWFKNRRQRDRAAEAKERENTENNNAATNKPNQLSPLDGSKPLMSSSEEEFSPPQSPDQNSVLLLQGNLSHARSSGYSLSGLTASQTPHSLQGHQLQDSLLGPLTSSLVDLGS